ACCAGCAGAAAGTGAAGACAGAGAAAAGCGGCGTTACCGGGTTCGTAAGATCTATTACAGGAAACATAAAAGGAATCATTCCTCTGAAGAACATGTTGGGGAAAAGTCTAATGAGTCAATGTCAGAAGAAAAAAGGAACCTACAGCAAGGGGAAGAGGAGGATCATtgggaaggaaaaaaatattcatctgAGCAAATCACCAAGCCAGACACGGAGAAAAGACATTATGATGAAAAGAGACACCACTCAGAAGAAAGTGAAGAGGAAAGACATAGTGATAAAAAAAAGTCCCATTTTGAAGACGGTGAGGAAGAAGGAAACGAGGAACACACCGATGAGAAGAGACAAGAAGAAAGTGAAAAACACCAtagcgaagaagaaagaaacgGCAACCATGAACGTGACAAGTTGGGTCATTACACTGGTGGGGAAGAAAATGAGGAAGAACAAGATCAGCAGCACGAACAGAAAAGGCATGAAGCTGATGTTAGTGATGAGCAGGAAGAACAACATAATCATGATGAAAAAAAGAGACAGCATTCTGAAGAAAGTGAGGCAGAGGAAGAAAGGCAGCCTCATCAAGATAACTTAAAGAAAAGCGAGGACATGGCAGGAGATAAGCAATATTCCGAGGCAAAACGGGATGACTCAAAAGAAAGTGAAGAGGAGATCAAAAAAAGGCATCATCTCAGTGATGAAGACAAAGCAGGAGAAGAGGAAAAACAACGTAAAAAACGTAGCAGTTTAGAAGATCACGAAGAAGACGGAACACAACAGCATTACTCTAAAAAGAAAAGCCATCCTTTAGAAGACaaggaagaagaaacaaagaGACAACACCATGAAGTCAAACGCCACCACTCAGAAGGGAGTGATGAAGAGGAACAAAGACATCATAGTTATGTAAAACGACACCACTCTGAGGAaagacaggaggaggaggaggaagaagagagtgaagaaaaagaagaaaaacagcaatatGAGAAAGAAAAGCATTACCATTCTGAGGAAAgtcaggaagaggaggaggagggcaaGGAAAAGAAGCACCATGAAGACAAGCGCCACCACTCAGAAGAAAGTGAGGAAGTGGAACAAAAGAGACATCACCATGAAGCTAAGCGCCACCACTTAGAAGAAAGTGAGGAAGACAATGAAAAGGATCATAGCAAAGCTAAGCATCACCACTCACAAGAAAGTGAAGAAGAACAGGCAAAATTTAAGCGACATCACCCAGAAGAAAGCGAGGAAGAGAGACCTCATCACGAAGCCAAGCGCCAGCACCCAGAAGAAagcgaggaagaggaggaagagagaCCTCACCATGAAGCCAAGCGGCACCACTCAGAAGAaagtgaagaggaggaggaaaagaGACATCACCTTGAAGCCAAACGCCATCATGCAGGAGAAaatgaggaagaagaggaagacagaCATCATCATGAAGCCAAGCGCCACCACGCAGAAGAAAGCGAGGAAGAGGTGGGAAAGAGACATCACCATGAATCCAAACGGCATCACTCAGGAGAAAGTGAGGAAGATGAGGAAAAGAGACATCATCATGAAGCCAAGCGCCACCACTCAGAAGAAAGTGAGGAAGAGGTGGAAAAGAGACATCACCATGAAGCCAAACGGCATCACTCAGGAGAAAGTGAGGAAGATGAGGAAAAGAGACATCATCATGAAGCCAAGCACCACCACTCAGAAGAaagtgaggaagaggaggaaaagAGACATCACCATGAAGCCAAACGGCATCACTCAGGAGAaagtgaggaagaggaggaaaagAGACATCACCATGAAGCCAAGCGCCACCACTCAGGAGAaagtgaggaagaggaggaaaagAGACATCACCATGAAGCCAAGCGTCACCACTCGGAAGAAAGCAAGGAAGAGTTGGAAAAGAGACATCACCATGAAGCCAAACGGCATCACTCAGGAGAAAGTGAGGAAGAGGAGACAAAAAGACATCACAATGAAGCAAAGCGCCATTACTCAGAGGAAAGTGTTGAGCCAGACAGAGAGGAAGAAGAGGACAAGAGACATCATAATGAGGCCAAGCGTCACCACTCAGAAGAAAGTGAGGAAGAGGAAAGACACTTCTCTATTGAAGAGAAGCACCATCACTCAGAAGAAAGTGAAGAACCACCAGAAAAAAGGCACCTGATAGAAGATAAAAGGCACATTTCAATGGACAACAGCAATGAGGATTTTAGGAAGAGGCATCTTCCTtggaaaaatgtacagtacagtgagGAAGCAAACAATTACCAGAGTGAAGATGAACAAGACAGGGAAGATGATGAAAATGCCTTCCATGATGTAGAAACCTCAAATCCCAATCAATGGACCTATAAGGAGAAATCTACCAATAGGCAACATCCACAACATCCATATTTGAGGCAGCTATGGTGGCCTAAAAGTTACAATGTTCAAAATAACCTAAGAGCAAGTAACCTTGGACGTGAAGAAAATAGACGACTAGATGCCAAGCGCCAGTATGGAGACCTTGAAGAAGAAGACTGGTGGGACAAGAGGCATGACAGTATGCCATACTGGGAACAGGAGGAGAAAAGGAATTACCTCTCTGCGCATAGTTTCCCAGAGAAGAGGCAATATGGCAGTaacaggatggatgagcttgcaAAGCTGTTAAATTATAAAAAGTCTGTTCCATTCCCGGACACCGAGTCAGAAGAGAAGCAAAGTCACCATGAGTTAAGaggggaattgaagagtctccaTCAGAAACCTTTAACACAAGAAGAGGTGAGATgatgttttgttttaaactgcATTCATTTAAAACTGAGATTTGAGAGAGTCCACACAACAGTTTTCTAGAAGTCAggagaaatgaaagagaaaagggAGAAGGCCAATTGCTCCACGTGGATGGAATGACCAAACTCATTTTTTTAGTAAAAATCCAGCCATTCAGCTGTGCATAACTAGATTTTATGCAAGATTTTCCATAACTACATAGATGGAAGTCACATCTGTGTTTTAGCAAAGGTTATAGTTTCATGTGGGTCTGTGTTAGACCTCCAGTATCACACACTCTTTTAAATCTACAtcatcacacaagacagaacaGTAAGGCAGGAcagaaaatgacacttttattaTGAACTTAACTAATTGTAtccaaaatgtaaataattgaGTAAAAGAAGCATAACCAAAATACCTTCAACCACCTAAGCAGCAGTTCGTCCCGCGTCCATGTCCTTGCTATCAAGTGGTTCTCTCCCTTATTGTGTTGATTTGTCTCTGGTCCAGCTTGGTCTAGGCTACTGCATGGCTTTTGTATGGTGAGAGAAAATGGCCTTACCTACTCAGGATGGAAAACAGCAGGGAGTAGCAGGCATTTGTTGGCCTCAACTATCTAGTCCTTCACACCTCTTGGAGTAGTGGGTGTGACGTTCTCCAAGGACTATGCGCAGGCAGCACTGACCAGTCAACAGTCAGTTCCATCTTGTTCTGGGGAGCATTTCCTGAGAGACTTAAAATACTCCGTAATCAATAATTAACAGAGAAATACTGGCTGCCCAGGGGTGAAATAATAACCCTCCTTGGTCTGGTGCAAGAAGAGCTGGAAACAACAACAAACTGGAATTTTGCCCCAATGTGCAGCTTATGACACCTCTCTGTTTCTGTGCCATCAGTGGATTCTTGCAGACTGCCAGAGCACTTTCAGTAAATTATGGATACCTCTGGTATAGACTTCTCTTATTAGTCATTCACAAAGATTGATGGTTTCCAGCGAATGTACCCCTGACTTTCAGCTAGATGCTAAACACCTGCATGCAAAAGTCTTATCTTGATCAGTCATAAATGTCCCCGAGCAAGGTCATGCCAATACTGCTTCcctgcattttaaaatgacttattGTCAGACATTAAAGAATTACAcccaaaaaattatatattttttaaatgttaccccATATAGTTCGTAGCTGCagccgaaaaaaaaaaaattaatcttatgCTTTCTTggagaaattaaatattgaatactCCAACACAATGTTGCTCTGTGATGATCAATTGTGGACAACcataaaacaatttgaacaatgaaaagtcaCATAACTTAGTCAAACTGTGCAAAATGTGTGCaccttttgctaaaatattttcagttactTCTGGAAAACCATGTACTGAATGTCTCAtttgaattaaaagatttgccTTTCCACCTCATCCATTGGTCATGAAtcctgtctttaattcaaaagcacTGAACTGTGGGAGTGACATTCAATGCAAAGATTTCAGGAATATGttagcaaaaaatgcacacattttgcacAGATTGGCCATACGAATGGATatcagacatgtggattatgcgaagAGTTATGAGAGAGTTAACTTTTTTTCACTCATGGACATTTCTCACATTTGTCCACCATTTTCCAGAATTGGATACTGCAGGGCACTGAAactacaagggtaaatcaaaaaactaaatgcaaatcaaaaatgacaatgtAACTAACTTATACAAGATGACGCAATGCAACACATTCACAATGACTTctgggtagtttgaacatgcacagtacagcgctctgctgttagtctaaagtatctatctatctatctagttgaaaCCAAGGTCAGATGAACATGGACGCTTCACTGTAGGATTGCAATATTGTTGAACAACACTCCTTAGTGAGATTTCTTTAGATAGAGAGAATGAAACAATGATGTACTCCCACAGctgagcatccatgttcatttgaccttggcttcaagtaGACTAAGGGCTGAGCACTAcatgtgtttgaactacccataagccactgtgAATGTGTTGTACTGTGTCAGCTTCTGTTTATTGTAGTTACCGTGTAATTTTCCAAATTGCATTTTGATTCACCCTTGCACATGgggtatgattaaaaaaaaaaaattggggggtTTAGTACTCCTTTAACTTCCTTATTAGGTTAATTGTTTAATATGTTTAGAAACAAACATttataacaattaaaagaaaaaggaaaaaaaaggacacCTATATGCTATATATTACCATTACTTCCTGGAATTTTGTGTTTCGCACCCTGTCCCTGTTTCTTGTTTTTGGTAAAATGTTCCACTTCAGTTTTATTCATGTTAATTACTGTTAACGGGCTtcttttagtttatttaattatctCTAGCTGTAAAAACAGTACTAAAAGTGTTGGTCCCGAACGTCACTGGATAAACGTGTCTCGCGAAAACAATACACCCAAGGATTGTCTGGGCTGTAAAAGTGGCAACAGCATTAGTGCTGATCGTTGCTTGGGAAACTATATAGGCGACAGGCCAGAGTGTTAACCAGGCAATGGTGCAGACACGTTTTGACCTATTATCATAATGGCATCTAGAGGTGGGCGGTAcgaccaaaattctgtatcacggtatttttctaaattctgccggtttcacggtattagacggtatttttttccccatgcatgagtggatgttaaccacattttccactgcaattactgcagtagactgcctaagaataacctattagactgttatgagaattgtacattgtacaaaaagacattttaatgtgcacacaagtattaatccaggtttgcatggccccataaagtgacagttttcaaggggatggcactaaagagaaggaatcacattgcatgacagatgcagtcaaaatatagaacctttaacactagaattaccagggcctacgaaaaaactcgtatatccggcccaccttaaatcgcttcttaaatccgttcacacctctccgccagcatcctttgtcctctaaatgtgctgataaaagacaagctgccagcagccggctattccatccccccaccgacttagaacgtgagcgaacttttcccagctcacgccttgattgtttacctgggagtgaagtggagttttacagtggaaatgatagatcgttatttggaagacacgcatgaaatgcgtgttccgtttctaaagtaatctgtgtaaacacattgttaaaacagaaactttttcatattttagtaataaatgttacaaaatgtagtaggcataaactatagaatatgtaaagcccgagttccaaagatcaaataaacactttcacaaaagcttcaagaatgagttaacagcttctgtggcgtagtgggctaagatttgcctcttagcacagagcagcttttccttgcctcacagacctgagttcgattccccgctggggatgaagtgttgcttttttttcttttcttttacacctcaaacggacataaaatttatacattggtatgcactgtcagttactgagatcgttatattttcatgtgggatgctccttttaaaatatttttttaataattgagactgcaattaacaggaacaactgtccttataatttatttttaagatccataacacacagacagacagagcactgcgtaatagagagacagacaggcagagaagtcactagatatataaataaacagggaagccacgtgtactgaaagaaaaaaagaacaacatgtgcgttgtccctgactctctaagtaagatcgggggaggggtgatgttagagcgcctgcgcttattcagtacagctgggacaacgcacatgttgttctttttttctttcagtacacgtggcttccctgtttatttatatatctagtgacttctctgcctgtctgtctctctattacgcagtgctctgtctgtctgtgtgttatggatcttaaaaataagttataaggacagttgttcctgttaattgcagtctcaattgttaaaaaaatattttaaaaggagcatcccacatgaaaataacgatctcagtaactgacagtgcataccaatgtataaattttatgtccgtttgaggtttaaaagaaaagaaaaaaaagcaacacttcatccccagcggggaatcgaactcaggtctgtgaggcaaggaaaagctgctctgcgctaagaggcaaatcttaacacgctacgccacagaagctgttgaatctttcttgaagcttttgtgaaagtgtttatttgatctttggaactcgggctttaaatattctatagtttatgcctactacattttgtaacatttattactaaaatatgaaaaagtttctgttttaacaatgtgtttacacagattactttagaataatgacctcttatttccactgtaaaactccacttcactcccacataatcaatcaaggcgtgagctgggaaaacttcgctcacgttctaagtcggtggggggatggaatagccggctgccggcagcttgtcttttatcagcacatttagaggacaaaggatgctggcggagaggtgtgaacggatttaagaagcgatttaaggtgggccggatatacgagttttttcgtaggctctggtaattctagtgttaattgaacaaattttgcaaaagcttaaactatgattttgacaacatattttcaaccatccaaagaggcatttagacttagtaaaatatccagaggtgtttgtcaaaagttggattgcactgaataagtcttagaaaaggaataaatagtaaatattttttgtaaaccaactacacttcctgttaatgttaacaatctctgtccactgacacgttaaagtgactttttaaacaattttaccatcattaaactgcataatatttaaattaataaataataacaataaaatacataatagtattactgatagttgcactgttacttcaaggcttcaagcccaggtgcattacacagtattcaccaaattaaaataaaataaaacaagtgcaacttggtgatgacatcttaccaactgtaccatcatttaggcaaactgcattaatacggaccttgcttcaagctaagtatatacataaataataaaaactgcaacttgcatttataatgctgttgtggtatagccctatggaagcgcattagggccactgtgaagaaaaaaaaaaatatggacatggaagaaaaaaacaaactatatttcgagaataaattcgacatgttgactatgtcaagatgaaagtcgacatttccactttactcatggtttattttataattaaagtagaatgttgtaaactaaacttcatcctaaaatcaatgtttaatttactagattttctcaaaccctgtcacaagttaatgcagcacatcaaatactttgtgttaagtgttccccgacccagtcgttaatcactacgtttcttaaactgacttcctccgcactaagagcaggcgcctgcagcaatcaccgcacagaatccattcacttcatgatattcctactctctaccaaaaccccagctcctatctttcctttttctttctccacattaccaatcaccacgcgataaacgtctttgtgaaattaaaactagttattaacttagccgacggagtgttcagaactttaaaaatatcttcgttatacatgtttaattatgccatccattcagagttgtgcccatctctgaatgagtcgatagcacatcgcagaatgaatacaagcaaaacatacactagcaagtacaaaaacaagtgcaacttggcttgcagtattatccagtagtatagaaacagtatttacacatctgaccttttaaaactaaagtatctccaggcgacggacgtgactcctttttttcggcaaaagttcttctgttcatcatgttcaactttacttttagttcagtttcggaatgctctctgtccattttcaccgcgcggcatataCCTATACTACCGCCCACtgtttggtggtgtagcagtgaaaaagagccctagtgcaacaaatctgtgtttagaagtgtagcagtgaaaaaggtccccacttgaacagtttcccgctgcgccacgttccgaatgtcgtttaggcaatttaaaccggcgTTGcgatataagaaaaatccatatcataaaaaaaataaacggttttcggtatgaaccggtataccgcccagcactaatggcatcttttaaaaaatgcttttcagCAACCTaggtgttgcacgctcttgaAAGTGATACaagcagggatgatgaagtgaatctgtcttcaggcggTGAAACTGAAACGCACcgtgaaatcaaaagtgattctgatgaatatGAAGGTGGCACTTGTGTCAactgcacatgtgcagtgtgctattCAAAAGAtaatcagtctggaaagaaaatccgcaAGAAATCACGCTACTATTGTCCCAAGTGTGACGCCGGATTGTGCATTTCACATTTTGCTTCAACATATACCAAatacattttgacagtatatatggtattaccaatatgtttttattacttttaccATAATTATACTTTCTACACCTCTGACTTTATACTTAGTGTTTTacacgttttacagtagaaagatgagattctTATAAATATGTCGTAATTTttgaagccaaaaaatgcaacgctttttacgtttttatttcaagaaaacaaTGTAACACTAATGAGGCTACAGTATGTcctttctgtttcttgttaattgttttactgttttgcgAGAACCCAAGTTAAGGTTAAAGGCACCTGGGTGTTCCGAATTGTACTCAAAGCAAGATGGACAAACTGAGCtctaataaactaaataaatagcTTATTGTGTAAACTAATCACTACAATATCTAAATGAGACACCACACTACTCAGCCCCAAAAGGAGTCTGAATAAAATTTGTTTGGACTCTGACAAAACAAACCACATAAATCACCACTGTTTAGATCACCACCACTAATTGGGAAAGAGAATTACTAACAGAAGTAAATTATAGGTGTACAGGGTTATTACTGTTACATATAcaggagtacagtgaaattcttacttacatatgctaatcaacatgctaCAAATAATTATGATTAGTGAACAGGATcaccttacctcaaaactgttTTTCTGACACAGAAGATCCTAGAAAAGTCAATACTGTTAGGATAATAATTAATGCACATATTAAACTGAGAaaagacacaaatatatatttttttccccagaaaatCTTCAGACCTgttctctttgacattttgttttgataCTTTGTGCTAAAATCGCttaattgccccccccccccccaaaaaaaaaacacccccccccccctcaattccccagaatgtcaaagtaaaaacaagattttaggaaattctgaaaaatatgattaaaaaaaactgaaatatccctcAAGTATTCAGATACTTTCCTATGACACTTGAAAATGGGCTCAGATGCCTTCCATTTTTTTTGATCATTACAGAGatttttggagtccacctgtggtcaagatacatacacacactataataatattatatattatatatatatatatatatatatatatatatatatatatatatatatattagtcccACATGTGTGCAAAGGCCAAGCAATGAGGCTGAAGCAACTGTCTTTTTTGAGTTTACAggcaggattgtgtcgaggcacgGATTATCTAGGGgaggctatacaaaaaaaaaaattaaaatcctgcagcactgaatgttcCCAAGAGCACAACTGCGTTTATAATTCTTAGATCTAAGAAGTTGTAAACTAGCTGGCCACCagtctaaactgagcaatcatgggagaaggaCCATGGTAAGAGAGGTTACCAAGAACCTGATGATTACTCTGGCTGAGCTCTGGAGAACCTGCGTGGTGaggagagaaacttccagaaaaacaaccaccactgcaacccTCCACTAATCCGTGCTTTATGGCAGAGAGGCCAGGTGACACATGAaaacccacttggagtttgcaaaaaggcacctagaGGACTCTCAAACTgtgacaaacaacaacaacatttatttctatagcacattttcatacaaataatgtagctcaaagtgctttacatgatgaagagaaaaaaaaaagacaaagtaagaattaaaataagacaacactaattgacatagaataagagtaaggcccgatggccagggaggaaagaaaaaacaaaaataaactccagacggcaggagaaaaaaaaaaaaaaatctgcaggggttccagaccatgagaccgcccagccccttcATGTTACAAacaagattctgtggtctgatgaaactgAGACTGAACCCTTTAGCCTCCATACTAAGCATCACATCTGGAATAAAACCagacaccactcatcacctgtgcaatacaaCTCTTATCAGTAAAGCATGCTCGTGAATAcattatgctgtggggttgtttttcagtggtgtGAATTGGGACACTAGTCAGGGTTGAAATTGGAATGGAATAAAGTACaaagatatctttaatgaaaacctgctcagaaCCAAAGACTGTGCTCAAAGGTTCTCCTTCCGACAGTACAAGGactctaaacacaaagcaaaggcaGTAGAAGAGTATCTTAGGGACAACTTTGAACCACCCTGTGCGGTACACAAACAGGGGTTAGATAGTACAACATTTTAGGGGGTCTTGActtaaaagtttgggaacccctattCTAAAAGTATTCCATTATTGATGAACAAGAAGGTCGAAATTTATGATAGctgcttttgatttaaaactcTCTTAGACAGTCCAAAGGATAAAACCATCAATACTTACAAACTTTGTACAGGccaatttaaatatcattaaagtcCTTGGTTTTTATCACTTAAGAGCCAAGCATATATGGATGTCACGGTTACAAACTATAACATCAGGCTGCAAAATCTGTGAGAGACTAGAATCCAAGAATGTACAACTCAAATTGCGTCCATGAATAAAACCAAATCTAAAAAGCATTAACTACTGCTATTTATTGCACAAAAAGATCACATCAGACTGCAGTGCTCCAAGAATAATTGAGGATACAGGGATGTGAGATGTCATTCAGTGAGGTCCGACAGTTCTTACAATAGCCCTAATATCTGTACCTGGACACATTTACAATGGTACGGACTTCTTTGTGCCCTTTGACAGGATTAATATTCAAGGATGGGTATATTTATAATTCTTGAAACcaacaaaaatgttacaaagaCAGCACTGCCATTATGTATTTGAGATTAATGCACAAGGTCACAACAAGCTACTGCCTCTCTCTCA
The sequence above is drawn from the Erpetoichthys calabaricus chromosome 15, fErpCal1.3, whole genome shotgun sequence genome and encodes:
- the LOC114666059 gene encoding trichohyalin isoform X38; amino-acid sequence: MKLLPCLLAVSCTLGVISALPISTEEREQNAVKECIVEVLSNALGKANAPPVDPSCKDILQKSPKHETTEKIDEEPLKSDEGNKEEQVEDIKRHQEEVNKNESEEARRQQKEYDKRHYKEKDERNHKEETGEESSSAEERRHHEKETKRHPLSREDDLKQDQPEEKRDESYENSQDVTDGIYAGHYKRSESYDNSQDVTDGIYTSHYKRGESYDNSQDVTDGIYTNHYKRGEEDSGEEQGLETQQHPRSSNEPAESEDREKRRYRVRKIYYRKHKRNHSSEEHVGEKSNESMSEEKRNLQQGEEEDHWEGKKYSSEQITKPDTEKRHYDEKRHHSEESEEERHSDKKKSHFEDGEEEGNEEHTDEKRQEESEKHHSEEERNGNHERDKLGHYTGGEENEEEQDQQHEQKRHEADVSDEQEEQHNHDEKKRQHSEESEAEEERQPHQDNLKKSEDMAGDKQYSEAKRDDSKESEEEIKKRHHLSDEDKAGEEEKQRKKRSSLEDHEEDGTQQHYSKKKSHPLEDKEEETKRQHHEVKRHHSEGSDEEEQRHHSYVKRHHSEERQEEEEEEESEEKEEKQQYEKEKHYHSEESQEEEEEGKEKKHHEDKRHHSEESEEVEQKRHHHEAKRHHLEESEEDNEKDHSKAKHHHSQESEEEQAKFKRHHPEESEEERPHHEAKRQHPEESEEEEEERPHHEAKRHHSEESEEEEEKRHHLEAKRHHAGENEEEEEDRHHHEAKRHHAEESEEEVGKRHHHESKRHHSGEKETKRHHNEAKRHYSEESVEPDREEEEDKRHHNEAKRHHSEESEEEERHFSIEEKHHHSEESEEPPEKRHLIEDKRHISMDNSNEDFRKRHLPWKNVQYSEEANNYQSEDEQDREDDENAFHDVETSNPNQWTYKEKSTNRQHPQHPYLRQLWWPKSYNVQNNLRASNLGREENRRLDAKRQYGDLEEEDWWDKRHDSMPYWEQEEKRNYLSAHSFPEKRQYGSNRMDELAKLLNYKKSVPFPDTESEEKQSHHELRGELKSLHQKPLTQEEENELDNLSAMDLELQKIAEKLHGNHRG
- the LOC114666059 gene encoding trichohyalin isoform X40, with protein sequence MKLLPCLLAVSCTLGVISALPISTEEREQNAVKECIVEVLSNALGKANAPPVDPSCKDILQKSPKHETTEKIDEEPLKSDEGNKEEQVEDIKRHQEEVNKNESEEARRQQKEYDKRHYKEKDERNHKEETGEESSSAEERRHHEKETKRHPLSREDDLKQDQPEEKRDESYENSQDVTDGIYAGHYKRSESYDNSQDVTDGIYTSHYKRGESYDNSQDVTDGIYTNHYKRGEEDSGEEQGLETQQHPRSSNEPAESEDREKRRYRVRKIYYRKHKRNHSSEEHVGEKSNESMSEEKRNLQQGEEEDHWEGKKYSSEQITKPDTEKRHYDEKRHHSEESEEERHSDKKKSHFEDGEEEGNEEHTDEKRQEESEKHHSEEERNGNHERDKLGHYTGGEENEEEQDQQHEQKRHEADVSDEQEEQHNHDEKKRQHSEESEAEEERQPHQDNLKKSEDMAGDKQYSEAKRDDSKESEEEIKKRHHLSDEDKAGEEEKQRKKRSSLEDHEEDGTQQHYSKKKSHPLEDKEEETKRQHHEVKRHHSEGSDEEEQRHHSYVKRHHSEERQEEEEEEESEEKEEKQQYEKEKHYHSEESQEEEEEGKEKKHHEDKRHHSEESEEVEQKRHHHEAKRHHLEESEEDNEKDHSKAKHHHSQESEEEQAKFKRHHPEESEEERPHHEAKRQHPEESEEEEEERPHHEAKRHHSEESEEEEEKRHHLEAKRHHSGESEEDEEKRHHHEAKRHHSEESEEEEEKRHHHEAKRHHSGEKETKRHHNEAKRHYSEESVEPDREEEEDKRHHNEAKRHHSEESEEEERHFSIEEKHHHSEESEEPPEKRHLIEDKRHISMDNSNEDFRKRHLPWKNVQYSEEANNYQSEDEQDREDDENAFHDVETSNPNQWTYKEKSTNRQHPQHPYLRQLWWPKSYNVQNNLRASNLGREENRRLDAKRQYGDLEEEDWWDKRHDSMPYWEQEEKRNYLSAHSFPEKRQYGSNRMDELAKLLNYKKSVPFPDTESEEKQSHHELRGELKSLHQKPLTQEEENELDNLSAMDLELQKIAEKLHGNHRG
- the LOC114666059 gene encoding sarcoplasmic reticulum histidine-rich calcium-binding protein isoform X15 encodes the protein MKLLPCLLAVSCTLGVISALPISTEEREQNAVKECIVEVLSNALGKANAPPVDPSCKDILQKSPKHETTEKIDEEPLKSDEGNKEEQVEDIKRHQEEVNKNESEEARRQQKEYDKRHYKEKDERNHKEETGEESSSAEERRHHEKETKRHPLSREDDLKQDQPEEKRDESYENSQDVTDGIYAGHYKRSESYDNSQDVTDGIYTSHYKRGESYDNSQDVTDGIYTNHYKRGEEDSGEEQGLETQQHPRSSNEPAESEDREKRRYRVRKIYYRKHKRNHSSEEHVGEKSNESMSEEKRNLQQGEEEDHWEGKKYSSEQITKPDTEKRHYDEKRHHSEESEEERHSDKKKSHFEDGEEEGNEEHTDEKRQEESEKHHSEEERNGNHERDKLGHYTGGEENEEEQDQQHEQKRHEADVSDEQEEQHNHDEKKRQHSEESEAEEERQPHQDNLKKSEDMAGDKQYSEAKRDDSKESEEEIKKRHHLSDEDKAGEEEKQRKKRSSLEDHEEDGTQQHYSKKKSHPLEDKEEETKRQHHEVKRHHSEGSDEEEQRHHSYVKRHHSEERQEEEEEEESEEKEEKQQYEKEKHYHSEESQEEEEEGKEKKHHEDKRHHSEESEEVEQKRHHHEAKRHHLEESEEDNEKDHSKAKHHHSQESEEEQAKFKRHHPEESEEERPHHEAKRQHPEESEEEEEERPHHEAKRHHSEEKEEDRHHHEAKRHHAEESEEEVGKRHHHESKRHHSGESEEDEEKRHHHEAKRHHSEESEEEEEKRHHHEAKRHHSGEKEEKRHHHEAKRHHSEESKEELEKRHHHEAKRHHSGESEEEETKRHHNEAKRHYSEESVEPDREEEEDKRHHNEAKRHHSEESEEEERHFSIEEKHHHSEESEEPPEKRHLIEDKRHISMDNSNEDFRKRHLPWKNVQYSEEANNYQSEDEQDREDDENAFHDVETSNPNQWTYKEKSTNRQHPQHPYLRQLWWPKSYNVQNNLRASNLGREENRRLDAKRQYGDLEEEDWWDKRHDSMPYWEQEEKRNYLSAHSFPEKRQYGSNRMDELAKLLNYKKSVPFPDTESEEKQSHHELRGELKSLHQKPLTQEEENELDNLSAMDLELQKIAEKLHGNHRG